The following nucleotide sequence is from Tolumonas lignilytica.
GTTACAGAGTTTGTTTTTTTATTTCACAAAAAGATTAAAATTTAATCAATTTGCGATGAGCTAACACTAGTCTTCCTATTATAAACTTTGTACAATCCGCGCCCTTCTCTATAGGTCTCTGAGGCATTCATGAGCGAAACTAAAGTTAATCTGCTGGATTTTGATCGCAAAGCATTGCGTGCATTTTTTGCTGACGAATTAGGTGAAAAGGCATTTCGCGCCGATCAGATCATGAAGTGGATCTATCATTTCGGCTGCGATGATTTTTCTCAGATGACCAACGTGAACAAAGCATTGCGTGAAAAGCTTTCGCAAATTGCTGAGATCCGGGCTCCTGAAATCAGTCGTGAACAACGTTCTGCCGACGGTACTATCAAGTGGGCCATGCTGGTAGGCGATCAGGAAGTTGAAACGGTTTATATTCCGGAAGCGGATCGAGCCACATTATGTGTTTCCTCGCAGGTAGGTTGTGCACTGGAATGTAAATTTTGCTCTACCGCTCAGCAGGGCTTTAACCGTAACCTGAAGGTCTCTGAAATTATTGGTCAGGTCTGGCGTGCTGCTCAGGTAGTCGGTTTTTCCAAAGAAACTGGTAAGCGTCCGATCACCAACGTGGTGATGATGGGCATGGGTGAACCATTGCTCAATCTGGCTAACGTTGTTCCCGCGATGGATCTGATGATGGACGATTTCGGTTTCGGTCTTTCCAAGCGCCGTGTCACCTTGTCTACCTCGGGTGTTGTACCAGCACTGGACAAACTGGGTGATATGATTGATGTCGCACTGGCGATTTCATTGCATGCGCCCAATGACAAGTTGCGTTCAGAAATTATGCCAATCAATGACAAATACAATATTCAGGAGTTTTTGGCTGGCGTGCGCCGTTATCTGGAAAAATCTAATGCCAATCAGGGGCGGGTGACGGTGGAATATGTCCTGCTGGATCATATCAATGATGATATGCAGCACGCGCACGAATTGGCTGAGCTACTAAAAGACACGCCAAGTAAGATCAACCTGATTCCATTTAATCCATTTCCGGGTAATCCTTATGGCAAACCCAGCAACAGCCGGATTGATCGTTTCTCTAAAGTATTGATGGAATACGGTTATACCGTGATTGTGCGAAAAACACGAGGTGATGATATTGATGCCGCCTGTGGTCAATTAGTAGGTGACGTGATCGACAGAACGAAACGAACCATGAAAAAACGGATGCAAGAGCAGGAGATTTCCGTCAAAATGCTTTGAAATCCAGTTCGTTAATGTACTGAGAAATGAAAAGACATCTTTCTTTACTCTGGGCAGCATCACTTGTGTTGTCTGGATGTGTCACAGAAACGACGATTATTGGCAAGAATTCGGTTAGACAAGAGAATGCGATCGACAATGCAGCAGCATCTAAGACACGCATTCAGCTTGGCATGGGCTATTTGAACAAAGGTGAAATGGCCTCAGCAAAATATAACTTTGAAAAAGCTATCGAGCTTGCACCGTCGAGTGCTGAGGCATACCTTGCAATGGCTTATTACTATCAATCGGTTGGTGATAATCTTTCAGCGCAGAAAACCTATGAGCAACTCGTATCGTCACATGGCAATGATCCTGATGTTTTGAATAATTACGGTACTTTTTTGTGTCGGAATCATAACTATGCTCAGGCTGACTCCATGTTCATGCGTGCTGTCGCACAACCCCGTTATCTAAAGATGGATGACACATATGAGAATGCGGCTCTCTGTGCCGTAGAATCGGGTAAAAAGGATAAAGCAAAAGAATATTACCGTCTGGCGCTGGGTTATAACCCTCAGAAAGTAGGGTTAATGCTTGATTTAGCAGAAATTGCGTTAAATGAACATAATCCAACTGATGCCGAGTCATGGCTTCGGGCTTTTCGGAAAAAGGCGAATGATACGGCACAAAGTTTGTGGCTGAGCATTCGTACTGCACAAGCGCAAGGGCGTATTGCCGATATTCATGTTTTTGGCCAGTCTCTGGTTCAACAATTCCCGTCTTCAGTTCAAGCAAAAAGATATCAGAACAATGACTACTGAACAGTCTCATGACAATGCCCTGCAGACACCGGGCTTAATACTTAAAACAGCACGTGAAGTACGCGGTTTAAGTCAACAAGATGTGGCTCATCGCCTCAATTTGCGTATTTCATTAATTAGAGATATTGAACAAGATCGTTTCGATCAAAAAACAGCCAGTACGTTTACGCGTGGATATTTGAAAACGTATGCACGTTTCGTTGGTGCGGACGAGCAAGCGGTTTTAGCTGCCTATGACCGTCTTGGGTTGAAAGATCAAAAATACAGTGAAATGTATAGCTTCTCCGGCAGAACACAACGCGAAGCCAATGAACATCGAGTTCGAATCATTTCATGGGTACTATGCAT
It contains:
- a CDS encoding bifunctional tRNA (adenosine(37)-C2)-methyltransferase TrmG/ribosomal RNA large subunit methyltransferase RlmN; protein product: MSETKVNLLDFDRKALRAFFADELGEKAFRADQIMKWIYHFGCDDFSQMTNVNKALREKLSQIAEIRAPEISREQRSADGTIKWAMLVGDQEVETVYIPEADRATLCVSSQVGCALECKFCSTAQQGFNRNLKVSEIIGQVWRAAQVVGFSKETGKRPITNVVMMGMGEPLLNLANVVPAMDLMMDDFGFGLSKRRVTLSTSGVVPALDKLGDMIDVALAISLHAPNDKLRSEIMPINDKYNIQEFLAGVRRYLEKSNANQGRVTVEYVLLDHINDDMQHAHELAELLKDTPSKINLIPFNPFPGNPYGKPSNSRIDRFSKVLMEYGYTVIVRKTRGDDIDAACGQLVGDVIDRTKRTMKKRMQEQEISVKML
- the pilW gene encoding type IV pilus biogenesis/stability protein PilW; protein product: MKRHLSLLWAASLVLSGCVTETTIIGKNSVRQENAIDNAAASKTRIQLGMGYLNKGEMASAKYNFEKAIELAPSSAEAYLAMAYYYQSVGDNLSAQKTYEQLVSSHGNDPDVLNNYGTFLCRNHNYAQADSMFMRAVAQPRYLKMDDTYENAALCAVESGKKDKAKEYYRLALGYNPQKVGLMLDLAEIALNEHNPTDAESWLRAFRKKANDTAQSLWLSIRTAQAQGRIADIHVFGQSLVQQFPSSVQAKRYQNNDY